The window TGGTGCTGCCCGCCGGAGAGCGCGCTCACCGAATCCTTCGCCCGGTCGCCGAGGCCGACGAGCTCGATGGCCCGGTCGACGGCGTCCCGATCCGCCTTGCGCAGCAGCCCCAGCTTCGTACGGGACAGCCGCCCGGCGGAGACGACCTCGCGGATCGTGGCGGGAACGCCGCTCGCCGCTGTCGTGCGCTGCGGTACGTAGCCGATCCGCGCCCAGTTGCGGAAGCGGCGCAGGGGGGTGCCGAAGAGCTCGACCGAGCCGCTGGTGAGCGGGACCTGGCCGATGACGGACCGGACGGCGGTCGACTTGCCGGAGCCGTTGGCGCCGAGCAGGGCGGCGACCTCACCGCGGCGCACGGTGAGGTCGATGCCGCGCAGTACAGGGCGCGCGCCGAGCGTGGCCGTGGCTCCGCGCAGGGTGATCACGGGGTCGGGCTTGGTGCTCCGGGGCTCGGACATGAGCGTCTCCGATACTGCTGTGGCGGGTGTTGCGTGGGTCACTTCGCGCCGAGCGCCTTCTGCAGCGCGGCGAGATTGGACTGCATGACCTCGATGTAGTTATCGCCCTTGGACTTGGCGGTGATTCCCTCGAGGGGGTCGAGGACGTCGGTCTTCAGGCCGGTGTCCCTGGCGACGGTCTTCGCGGTCTTGTCGCTGGCGAGCGTCTCGAAGAAGACGGTGGTGGCCTTGCTCTTCTCCGCGATGGTGTGGATGTCCTTGATCCGGGCGGGGCTCGGCTCGGCCTCGGGGTCGATGCCGGCGATGCCCTCCTGGACGAGCCCGTAGCGCTCGGCGAGGTACCCGAAGGCGGAGTGGGTGGTGATGAACGTCTTGGTGGTGGTGGTCCGCAGGCCCGCCTTGTACGACGTGTTCAGCGCGTCGAGCTTCTTGACCAGGGCGTCCGTGTTGGTGCGGTAGGCCGCGGCGTGGTTCGGGTCGGCCTTCTCCAGGGACTTTCCGACCCCCTTGGCGACCTCGGCGTACTTCACCGGGTCCAGCCAGATGTGCGGGTCGGCCCCGGCCCCCTCGCCCTCGTGCGCATGGCCGTGCTCGTCGCCGCCGGTCTCCGTGCCGTGGTCCTCCAGCGTGGTGAGCTTCGCCGCGTCCACGGAGTTCCTGATCCCGGACTGCGCGATCGCGTCGTCGATGGCGGGCTGGATCCCCTTGAGATACAGGATGTAATCGGCGTCGCCGAGCCCGCCGATCTGCCGCGGGCTGAGCTCCAGGTCGTGCGGCTCGACGCCCGGCTTGGTC is drawn from Streptomyces sp. NBC_01717 and contains these coding sequences:
- a CDS encoding metal ABC transporter ATP-binding protein; this encodes MSEPRSTKPDPVITLRGATATLGARPVLRGIDLTVRRGEVAALLGANGSGKSTAVRSVIGQVPLTSGSVELFGTPLRRFRNWARIGYVPQRTTAASGVPATIREVVSAGRLSRTKLGLLRKADRDAVDRAIELVGLGDRAKDSVSALSGGQHQRVLIARALAAEPELLIMDEPMAGVDLASQEILAETLREQVATGTTVLLVLHELGPLEPLIDRAIVLRDGCVMHDGPPPKALGQHALPGHDHVHPHAASEPARTGLLT
- a CDS encoding metal ABC transporter substrate-binding protein, whose product is MNVRRLIPTAAVAGAVALGLTTLSACSTSDAAESKNGDKLDVVASFYPMQFLAEEIGGNHVSVTTLTKPGVEPHDLELSPRQIGGLGDADYILYLKGIQPAIDDAIAQSGIRNSVDAAKLTTLEDHGTETGGDEHGHAHEGEGAGADPHIWLDPVKYAEVAKGVGKSLEKADPNHAAAYRTNTDALVKKLDALNTSYKAGLRTTTTKTFITTHSAFGYLAERYGLVQEGIAGIDPEAEPSPARIKDIHTIAEKSKATTVFFETLASDKTAKTVARDTGLKTDVLDPLEGITAKSKGDNYIEVMQSNLAALQKALGAK